From a single Adhaeribacter swui genomic region:
- a CDS encoding PQQ-dependent sugar dehydrogenase — translation MKQLRLLFSLVLFIFITGCDKQKLDDNTTPTPDPNVNPPAVTDYTLTEAFPALKFDKPVELTSPNDGTNRIFVVSQNGKIHVFPNLTAASEAPVFLDLSSKVATGGELGLLGLAFHPNYKTNGYFYVNYTRGNPLTTVISRFKVSAADANVADPNSEQVLLTYAQPYSNHNGGKLDFGNDGYLYISSGDGGSGGDPQNNAQNRQKLLGKILRIDVNAPSGNLPYTIPADNPYKNNTEGFREEIYAYGLRNPWRFSFDRPTGTLWAGDVGQGNVEEISIIKKGGNYGWKIREGNTCYGAANCDVTGLEEPIWTYPLNAENGRSVTGGYVCHDKNLPGLEGKYIFGDYISGNVWALTFNGTQAVKNELITKLSNDNISSFGQDSQQRLYVLGYSSGKIYKFTPKQ, via the coding sequence ATGAAGCAGTTGCGTCTACTTTTCAGCTTGGTTTTATTTATATTTATAACTGGTTGCGACAAACAAAAATTAGATGATAACACTACTCCCACTCCTGACCCGAACGTAAACCCTCCGGCTGTTACCGATTATACGCTTACCGAAGCTTTTCCTGCTTTAAAATTTGATAAACCAGTAGAGCTAACCAGCCCGAACGATGGTACTAACCGGATTTTTGTGGTATCGCAGAACGGTAAAATTCACGTATTTCCGAACTTAACTGCGGCATCAGAGGCGCCGGTATTTCTGGACTTAAGTTCCAAAGTGGCTACGGGTGGTGAACTGGGCTTATTGGGTTTAGCTTTTCATCCGAATTATAAAACCAACGGTTATTTTTACGTGAACTACACCCGAGGTAATCCGTTAACAACGGTTATTTCGCGGTTTAAAGTAAGCGCTGCCGATGCAAATGTAGCCGACCCCAACAGCGAGCAGGTATTGCTAACCTACGCCCAACCGTATAGCAACCATAATGGCGGCAAGCTGGATTTTGGCAACGATGGATATTTGTACATCTCCTCCGGCGACGGTGGCAGCGGCGGCGACCCGCAAAACAACGCCCAGAACCGACAAAAACTATTGGGTAAAATCCTGCGCATCGACGTAAATGCTCCATCGGGTAATTTGCCTTATACAATCCCGGCAGATAATCCTTACAAAAACAACACCGAGGGTTTCCGGGAAGAAATTTATGCCTATGGCTTGCGAAATCCCTGGCGCTTTAGCTTCGATCGGCCAACGGGCACCTTGTGGGCCGGCGACGTGGGTCAGGGCAACGTAGAAGAAATTTCTATTATTAAAAAAGGCGGTAATTACGGCTGGAAAATCCGGGAAGGAAACACGTGTTACGGGGCAGCTAATTGCGATGTAACTGGCCTGGAAGAACCCATCTGGACGTATCCGCTGAATGCCGAGAACGGCCGGTCAGTAACGGGTGGTTATGTTTGCCACGATAAAAATCTGCCGGGGCTGGAAGGTAAGTATATTTTCGGCGATTACATTTCGGGCAACGTTTGGGCTTTAACTTTTAACGGCACCCAGGCGGTAAAAAACGAATTAATAACGAAGTTATCCAACGATAATATTTCTTCGTTTGGCCAAGATAGTCAGCAGCGACTTTACGTTTTAGGTTACTCAAGCGGTAAAATATATAAGTTTACGCCGAAGCAGTAG
- the leuB gene encoding 3-isopropylmalate dehydrogenase, translating into MNKKIAVLPGDGIGPEVTAVAVNALQKVAEKFNHTFTFEEGLVGACAIDATGNPFPDETLQLCQSADAILFGAIGHPKYDNDPTAPVRPEQGLLAMRKALGLFANIRPVNTFKVLADASPLKREIVEGVDFVVFRELTGGSYFGAKGRSEDRNSAYDTCTYTRDEISRITELAFTAAAKRRKKVTLVDKANVMETSRLWREVVQQYASNFPDIELELMFVDNAAMALIQNPRRFDVILTENMFGDILTDEASVITGSLGMLPSASVGSKVALYEPIHGSYPQAAGKNIANPMAAVLSAATLLETSFDLMEEGRALRNAVEETLNNGFVTVDINPTNNLGTREVGEKICSFI; encoded by the coding sequence ATGAATAAGAAAATAGCCGTTTTGCCCGGCGATGGGATTGGTCCCGAAGTAACTGCCGTAGCGGTTAACGCTCTGCAAAAAGTTGCCGAAAAATTTAATCATACTTTTACGTTTGAAGAAGGGCTGGTAGGGGCTTGCGCCATTGATGCTACCGGTAATCCGTTCCCGGATGAGACATTGCAACTGTGCCAATCCGCGGATGCTATTTTATTTGGTGCCATTGGCCACCCGAAATACGACAACGACCCTACTGCCCCGGTTCGTCCGGAACAAGGCCTGTTGGCCATGCGCAAAGCCTTAGGCTTATTTGCTAATATCCGGCCGGTAAATACTTTTAAAGTGTTGGCTGATGCCTCTCCTTTAAAGCGCGAAATAGTAGAAGGCGTAGACTTTGTGGTGTTCCGGGAGTTAACCGGTGGTTCTTATTTTGGCGCCAAAGGCCGCTCCGAAGACAGAAATAGTGCCTACGATACTTGCACCTACACCCGCGACGAAATTTCCCGGATAACTGAACTGGCTTTTACGGCAGCTGCCAAACGCCGCAAAAAAGTAACGCTAGTAGATAAAGCCAACGTAATGGAAACCTCCCGGTTATGGCGCGAAGTAGTACAGCAATACGCCAGTAATTTCCCGGATATTGAGCTGGAATTAATGTTTGTGGACAATGCGGCCATGGCTTTAATTCAGAACCCGCGCCGTTTTGATGTAATTTTAACCGAAAACATGTTCGGCGATATTCTTACCGACGAAGCTTCGGTAATTACCGGTTCGCTGGGTATGTTGCCTTCGGCTTCTGTGGGCAGCAAAGTAGCTTTGTACGAACCTATTCATGGCTCTTATCCGCAGGCGGCCGGTAAAAATATTGCGAACCCCATGGCCGCAGTTTTATCAGCGGCTACGCTCCTGGAAACTTCCTTTGATTTAATGGAAGAAGGCCGGGCTTTGCGTAACGCCGTAGAAGAAACGTTAAACAACGGTTTTGTTACCGTAGATATTAACCCAACCAATAACCTGGGTACCCGCGAAGTAGGCGAAAAAATCTGCAGCTTTATTTAA
- a CDS encoding KUP/HAK/KT family potassium transporter codes for MSKEHNHSHNRLSTGGLLIALGIIYGDIGTSPLYVMKAIILTGGSVVNPELVYGGVSCVFWTITLQTTLKYVVLTLRADNNGEGGIFSLYTLVRRRAKWLMIPAIIGGSALLADGIITPPISVSSAIEGLRIINPDLPTVPIVLAILTVLFIAQSFGTQIVGKAFGPIMFIWFTMLAVLGITNILGHPEVLKAINPYYAYRLLVLYPGGFWLLGAVFLCTTGAEALYSDLGHCGRENIRISWIFVKTCLLLNYFGQAAWLTQHFNQKLDENQNPFYGVMPEWFLLIGIVIATIAAIIASQALITGSFTLIGEAIRLNLWPKVRLIYPTNVKGQLFVPSVNKLLWAGCVAVVLYFQESTNMEAAYGLSITVTMLATTILMSYYLYLRKFSRIVIWLFLGVYLTIELSFLVANLVKFPHGGWVSVAIGLMLITVMYTWIRSYYIKRRLTEEVRLDKYIGPLKDLSEDETIPKYSTHLIYMTSAERKSEIESKIIYSIFQKRPKRADIYWFLHVNTTDDPYTMEYQVHHIAENDIIRVDFNLGFRVEQRINLYFRKVVENLVANKEVDITSRYESLSRQNVIGDFRFVVLEKYLSLENDLPWDEKLIMQAYYHIKEFTASEDKWFGLDTSSVKIEKVPLVINPIHNVELTRVK; via the coding sequence ATGTCAAAAGAACATAACCATTCGCATAACCGGCTTTCTACGGGCGGTTTATTGATTGCCCTGGGTATTATTTACGGCGATATTGGTACCTCGCCGTTGTACGTAATGAAAGCCATTATTTTAACTGGCGGCAGTGTAGTTAACCCGGAATTAGTATATGGGGGTGTTTCCTGCGTTTTCTGGACGATAACTTTACAAACCACCCTTAAATACGTGGTGCTTACTTTACGGGCCGATAACAACGGGGAAGGTGGTATTTTTTCGTTGTATACCCTGGTCCGACGCCGGGCCAAATGGCTCATGATTCCGGCCATTATTGGGGGGAGCGCTTTACTCGCTGATGGTATTATTACGCCACCTATATCGGTTTCGTCTGCGATAGAAGGTTTACGCATTATTAACCCCGATTTGCCCACCGTGCCTATTGTTCTGGCTATTTTAACGGTGCTGTTTATCGCGCAAAGTTTTGGTACTCAAATAGTGGGTAAAGCTTTCGGCCCGATTATGTTTATTTGGTTTACCATGCTGGCCGTATTGGGTATCACGAACATTTTGGGTCACCCGGAGGTATTAAAAGCCATTAACCCGTATTATGCGTACCGCTTGCTGGTACTGTATCCCGGCGGTTTCTGGTTGCTGGGAGCGGTATTTTTGTGTACTACCGGAGCCGAAGCCTTGTACTCCGATTTAGGCCATTGCGGCCGCGAAAACATCCGGATTAGCTGGATTTTTGTAAAAACCTGTTTACTGTTAAACTATTTTGGCCAGGCGGCCTGGTTAACGCAGCACTTTAACCAAAAACTCGACGAAAACCAGAACCCGTTCTATGGCGTGATGCCCGAATGGTTTTTGCTCATCGGGATTGTAATTGCTACTATCGCGGCCATTATTGCCAGCCAGGCTTTAATTACCGGGTCCTTTACTTTAATCGGCGAAGCTATTCGACTGAACTTGTGGCCCAAAGTACGTCTGATTTACCCCACCAACGTGAAAGGCCAGTTGTTTGTACCCAGCGTAAATAAATTGCTTTGGGCAGGCTGCGTGGCCGTGGTGTTATACTTCCAGGAGTCGACGAATATGGAAGCTGCTTACGGTTTATCCATTACGGTAACCATGCTGGCCACTACTATTTTAATGAGTTATTACCTGTACCTCCGGAAATTCTCCCGGATTGTTATTTGGTTGTTTCTGGGCGTTTACTTAACCATCGAGTTGTCTTTTCTGGTGGCTAATTTGGTTAAATTCCCGCACGGCGGTTGGGTATCAGTGGCCATTGGGTTAATGCTGATTACCGTAATGTACACCTGGATTAGGTCGTACTACATTAAACGGCGCTTAACCGAAGAAGTACGCCTGGATAAATACATCGGGCCGCTGAAAGATTTGAGCGAAGACGAAACCATTCCGAAGTACTCCACGCATTTAATTTACATGACCAGCGCCGAGCGCAAGTCCGAAATTGAATCTAAGATAATTTACTCAATTTTTCAAAAACGGCCGAAGCGGGCGGATATTTACTGGTTCCTGCACGTGAATACCACCGACGATCCGTACACCATGGAGTACCAGGTGCACCACATTGCCGAAAACGATATTATCCGGGTCGATTTTAACCTGGGGTTCCGCGTGGAACAGCGCATTAACCTCTACTTCCGGAAAGTGGTAGAAAATTTGGTAGCTAATAAAGAAGTAGATATTACCAGTCGCTACGAATCCTTAAGCCGTCAGAACGTAATCGGCGATTTCCGGTTTGTGGTACTCGAAAAATATTTATCTCTGGAAAACGATCTGCCTTGGGACGAAAAACTGATTATGCAGGCGTATTACCACATAAAAGAATTTACCGCTTCCGAAGATAAGTGGTTTGGCCTGGATACCAGTTCCGTGAAAATAGAAAAAGTGCCGTTGGTGATTAATCCCATCCATAACGTGGAACTAACCCGGGTAAAGTAA
- a CDS encoding APC family permease — MDTGDLTHAIAPAHAPKLKELPATAICGNDITSSCLYVSALAIIYAGQYAWIALLMVGAVLFLFRKIYGEVVGALPLNGGAYNALLNTTSKRTASLAACLTLLSYMATAVISASEAMHYVHHLWEHFPVMYATIGLLAIFMGLTIMGIGESSMVAIIIFITHISTLTLLIIVGVVFLFNHGFDTFQINFTQPLPGGSIWRALFFGFAAAMLGISGFESSANFVEEQERGVFPKTLRNMWLAVTIFNPLTAFLVLAIIPMSEVPEHRDALLAYVGDVAGGKWLAILISINAAMVLSGAVLTSYVGVTGLVHRMTLDRCLPQFLLITNKRGTAYLIMVAFFLLCVSILIITEGDLGALAGVYTISFLSVMTLFGVGNILLKLRRGQLPRPVRASGWALFVAIGAVLTALVGNAILNPSYLFVFLKYFIPTVALVFFMLYRTTLLRLFTYLVKQFEGTFAKFLPFTSFRLKRLITEINSQQFVFFTRGDNIANINQVMRYIEDNEHTNRIKIVNVLGDNEHPPKKLMHEVDVLDRAYPDLDVDFIVIKGHFGPQLIDELSRKWNIPKNFMFIGSPGQRFHYGLQELGGVRLVI; from the coding sequence ATGGATACCGGAGACTTAACGCATGCCATTGCGCCGGCGCATGCGCCTAAATTAAAAGAACTGCCCGCCACCGCTATTTGCGGCAACGATATTACTTCTTCTTGTTTATACGTATCGGCTTTGGCTATTATTTATGCCGGGCAATATGCCTGGATTGCTTTGTTAATGGTGGGCGCCGTGTTGTTTTTATTCCGGAAAATTTACGGCGAAGTAGTGGGCGCTTTACCCCTGAACGGCGGGGCTTACAACGCGCTGCTAAATACCACCAGTAAACGAACCGCTTCGCTGGCTGCTTGTCTTACTTTACTTTCTTATATGGCTACGGCCGTTATCTCGGCGAGCGAGGCCATGCATTACGTGCACCATCTCTGGGAACACTTTCCGGTTATGTACGCCACTATTGGGTTACTGGCTATTTTTATGGGTTTAACCATCATGGGTATCGGCGAATCTTCTATGGTGGCCATTATTATTTTTATTACCCATATCAGTACCCTTACCTTATTAATTATCGTGGGTGTGGTATTTTTATTTAACCACGGGTTCGATACGTTTCAAATTAACTTTACGCAGCCGTTGCCGGGCGGTAGTATTTGGCGGGCTTTGTTTTTTGGCTTTGCAGCGGCTATGCTGGGTATTTCGGGGTTCGAGAGTTCGGCCAATTTCGTGGAAGAACAGGAACGGGGCGTTTTTCCGAAAACCTTGCGCAATATGTGGCTGGCCGTTACCATTTTTAATCCCCTCACGGCTTTTCTGGTTTTGGCCATAATTCCCATGAGCGAAGTGCCCGAACACCGCGATGCCTTATTGGCTTACGTAGGCGATGTAGCCGGTGGTAAATGGCTGGCGATATTAATTTCAATAAATGCTGCCATGGTACTGAGTGGTGCTGTTTTAACCTCGTACGTGGGGGTAACCGGCTTGGTGCACCGCATGACCCTGGATCGTTGCTTGCCTCAGTTTCTGTTAATTACGAATAAGCGCGGTACGGCTTACTTAATTATGGTGGCTTTTTTCCTGCTCTGTGTTTCTATTTTAATAATTACCGAAGGCGATTTAGGGGCTTTGGCTGGGGTATATACCATTTCTTTTTTGTCGGTGATGACTTTGTTTGGCGTGGGGAATATCTTGCTCAAGCTGCGGCGGGGTCAGTTGCCCCGGCCAGTACGCGCCTCGGGGTGGGCTTTGTTTGTGGCTATTGGGGCGGTGCTTACAGCCTTGGTGGGCAATGCCATTTTAAACCCTTCTTACTTGTTTGTATTTTTAAAATATTTTATACCTACTGTGGCTCTTGTGTTTTTTATGTTGTACCGCACCACCTTGCTGCGCTTGTTTACTTATCTGGTAAAACAATTCGAAGGCACTTTTGCTAAATTTTTACCTTTTACCTCGTTTCGGCTAAAACGTTTAATTACCGAAATAAACTCGCAGCAATTCGTGTTTTTTACTCGTGGCGATAACATTGCCAACATTAACCAGGTAATGCGCTACATCGAAGATAACGAACACACCAACCGCATTAAAATAGTAAACGTACTCGGCGATAACGAACATCCGCCTAAAAAACTCATGCACGAAGTAGACGTGCTCGATCGGGCTTATCCGGATTTAGACGTGGATTTTATTGTGATTAAAGGCCATTTCGGGCCGCAACTCATCGATGAGCTTTCGCGGAAGTGGAATATACCCAAAAACTTTATGTTTATTGGTTCGCCTGGTCAGCGTTTTCATTATGGCCTGCAGGAACTGGGCGGGGTGCGGTTGGTCATTTAA
- a CDS encoding DinB family protein, translated as MEQTLEKNQTATFITSANLLEHWQGHRGLTRRVIEAFPEKEFFEYSIGGMRPFAAMVQELLAIAAPGLREIVGGNTEDLNEHLEHQNSKAYLLESWDQATAEINQLWAQIPEEKFTETILAFGQYEGTVWSTILYFIDNEIHHRAQGFVFLRSLGIEPPYFWQR; from the coding sequence ATGGAGCAAACATTAGAAAAAAACCAGACCGCTACCTTTATTACTTCCGCCAACTTATTGGAACACTGGCAAGGACACCGGGGCTTAACCCGCCGGGTAATAGAAGCTTTTCCGGAAAAAGAATTCTTTGAATATTCGATAGGTGGCATGCGTCCGTTTGCCGCGATGGTGCAGGAATTATTGGCTATTGCTGCTCCCGGACTCCGGGAAATTGTGGGGGGAAATACCGAAGATTTAAACGAACACCTGGAACACCAAAACAGCAAAGCTTATTTACTAGAATCCTGGGATCAAGCCACCGCAGAAATTAATCAGTTGTGGGCCCAGATTCCGGAAGAAAAATTTACGGAGACCATTCTGGCTTTCGGGCAATACGAAGGTACAGTGTGGTCTACCATTTTATATTTCATCGATAATGAAATTCACCACCGAGCGCAGGGCTTTGTTTTTTTGCGTTCGTTGGGCATCGAACCGCCTTATTTTTGGCAAAGATAA
- a CDS encoding formylglycine-generating enzyme family protein produces the protein MADTTKTKMVWIAGGTFQMGSDELEFPDAQPVHAVTVDGFWMDEHEVTYGQYAAFVKASGYKTVAERALDPADYPGVPVDKLVPGSAVFSAPAQAVSLDNPLQWWQYVPGANWFQPQGQATQLKNLKNSPVVQVSYEDALAYARWAGKRLPTEAEWEYAARGGKEKQKYYWGSELKPGNRWVANIYQGSFPDKNTGEDGFLGVAPVKSFPPNAYGLYDMECNVWEWCSDFYRPDYYSQSPAKNPQGPADSYDPDEPNVEKRVQRGGSFLCSDQYCIRYKAGSRGKGEVTSSSDNLGFRCVKDKVN, from the coding sequence ATGGCCGATACCACTAAAACTAAAATGGTTTGGATAGCAGGCGGTACTTTTCAAATGGGTTCGGATGAGTTGGAGTTTCCGGATGCGCAACCCGTGCATGCCGTAACGGTAGATGGGTTTTGGATGGATGAGCACGAAGTTACTTACGGGCAATACGCTGCGTTTGTAAAAGCAAGCGGCTACAAAACGGTAGCCGAAAGAGCTCTAGATCCGGCCGATTATCCGGGGGTACCTGTTGATAAGCTGGTGCCTGGTTCGGCGGTTTTTTCTGCTCCCGCGCAGGCCGTTTCTCTGGATAATCCTTTGCAGTGGTGGCAATATGTGCCGGGCGCTAACTGGTTTCAGCCCCAGGGACAGGCTACGCAACTAAAAAATTTAAAAAATTCGCCGGTGGTGCAGGTGTCTTATGAAGATGCGTTGGCTTATGCCCGCTGGGCCGGTAAACGTTTGCCCACCGAAGCCGAATGGGAATACGCGGCCCGGGGCGGCAAAGAAAAACAAAAATACTACTGGGGCAGCGAATTAAAGCCGGGTAATAGATGGGTGGCCAATATTTACCAGGGTAGTTTCCCGGATAAAAACACCGGAGAAGATGGTTTTCTGGGTGTGGCCCCGGTAAAATCGTTTCCGCCTAACGCTTATGGTTTGTACGATATGGAATGCAACGTGTGGGAATGGTGCAGCGACTTTTACCGGCCAGATTATTACAGCCAAAGTCCCGCTAAAAACCCACAAGGGCCAGCCGATAGTTACGACCCAGATGAACCTAATGTAGAGAAACGGGTGCAGCGCGGCGGTTCTTTTTTGTGCAGCGACCAGTATTGCATCCGGTACAAAGCTGGTAGCCGCGGCAAAGGCGAAGTAACCAGCAGCTCCGATAATTTAGGTTTCCGTTGTGTAAAGGATAAGGTAAATTAG